In the genome of Shewanella glacialimarina, one region contains:
- a CDS encoding DUF481 domain-containing protein, whose product MKKALSICCLLILSPSAWALVPPDYQEPENGFNAEIEAGLQLNSGNNETKNFNGRTYATYDTLNTKQEGTLKAYYSADGSEATSEKYEVYLQSNYKLERGYVFGRGEFTWNQYGSFTKIYTISSGYGFDLIKNYRTKLSLEFGPGYRYDLPSSSVADPEPTPNKDIILRSAAKYSVKLQEYTSLNADVTAETGQDNNTLTLDMNYRNTFIQDWAFKIGVNVKYTSDVPQDSQKTDTITTFNLLYTFQ is encoded by the coding sequence ATGAAAAAAGCGCTGTCTATCTGCTGTTTGCTGATATTGTCTCCTTCCGCGTGGGCTTTGGTACCACCTGACTATCAAGAACCCGAAAACGGTTTTAATGCTGAAATTGAAGCAGGGTTGCAACTTAATAGTGGCAATAATGAAACCAAAAACTTCAACGGGCGTACTTATGCGACTTACGACACCCTTAATACTAAGCAAGAAGGCACCTTAAAAGCCTACTACTCTGCTGACGGAAGTGAAGCAACCTCGGAGAAATATGAGGTTTATCTACAAAGTAACTATAAATTAGAACGAGGATACGTTTTTGGCCGCGGTGAATTTACCTGGAACCAATACGGCTCGTTCACCAAAATTTATACTATTTCCTCAGGTTATGGTTTTGATTTAATCAAAAACTATAGAACTAAACTCAGTTTAGAATTCGGTCCTGGTTATCGTTATGACTTACCCTCTTCATCTGTTGCTGACCCTGAGCCTACGCCCAACAAAGATATTATTTTACGTTCAGCGGCTAAGTACTCTGTAAAGCTACAGGAATACACTAGTCTTAATGCCGATGTGACGGCCGAAACGGGCCAAGATAACAACACCTTGACCTTAGATATGAACTATAGAAATACCTTCATTCAAGATTGGGCATTTAAAATTGGCGTTAACGTTAAGTATACCTCTGATGTGCCACAGGACAGCCAGAAAACGGATACAATTACGACGTTCAACTTACTGTACACATTCCAGTAA
- a CDS encoding phosphoenolpyruvate carboxylase has translation MSNNLHQAGVKLLKQLARHADVIMDAYLAGSVNESSHDPAVIEKLKKSGLLWRPEPDQELRLKRSVRALLEEGLSDERNRQIDSNVGSALATIKTLADHYKEARHNVDHSAAEAYLADLSEHVYSFTDSLRYSIRVLWGRINNEFGYVGTINAKIRENELAQSQVSELLNGLEMFQFSELGEIAGDIRELRRLLITSLQDTLSYCTQELSVVQGRLFELLGRFRQIRGRTRLLKGWLLHTSLHPDYHPDNHAGHNTVPALFNYAEAILKPAHVDVSNPHHELDLMNMVAQVKAISRDERSVTQRDANFTFEMTEVEDFDIPDNPLKVAVDEYFCAIIDSGLRQSALEYLDQQQLNWDSESWLYQVIGGYEALPMEHKQYFELEPIGKPDPIYTGNFIVTDVELWLA, from the coding sequence ATGAGTAACAACTTACATCAAGCAGGGGTAAAGCTGCTTAAACAGCTCGCTCGGCATGCCGATGTGATTATGGATGCCTATCTAGCGGGCTCAGTTAATGAATCAAGTCATGACCCGGCTGTGATTGAAAAACTGAAAAAAAGTGGCTTGTTATGGCGACCAGAGCCCGATCAAGAATTACGTTTGAAGCGGTCGGTACGGGCATTATTAGAAGAAGGCTTGAGCGATGAGCGCAATCGTCAAATTGACTCCAATGTTGGCTCTGCATTAGCGACCATAAAAACCTTAGCCGATCACTACAAAGAAGCCCGCCACAATGTTGATCATAGCGCCGCAGAGGCATACCTTGCCGATTTAAGTGAGCATGTTTACAGCTTTACCGACAGCTTACGTTATTCAATTCGAGTGCTATGGGGACGCATTAACAATGAGTTTGGTTATGTGGGCACCATTAACGCCAAAATTAGAGAAAACGAATTAGCCCAAAGCCAGGTCAGCGAGCTATTGAACGGCTTAGAAATGTTCCAGTTCAGTGAACTGGGCGAAATAGCTGGCGATATTCGTGAGCTGCGCCGTTTATTGATCACCAGTTTACAAGATACCTTAAGTTACTGTACCCAAGAGCTCAGCGTAGTACAGGGGCGGTTATTTGAATTACTGGGACGTTTTAGACAGATTAGAGGCCGTACCCGTTTATTAAAAGGTTGGCTGCTACACACCAGTTTACACCCTGATTACCACCCCGATAATCATGCTGGACACAATACCGTTCCCGCTTTGTTTAACTATGCTGAAGCCATATTAAAACCTGCACATGTGGATGTTAGTAATCCGCATCATGAGCTTGATCTGATGAACATGGTGGCACAAGTTAAAGCCATTAGCCGTGATGAACGTAGTGTGACTCAGCGAGACGCCAATTTTACTTTTGAAATGACAGAAGTGGAAGATTTCGATATTCCTGACAACCCACTTAAAGTGGCCGTTGATGAATATTTTTGCGCCATTATTGACTCAGGCTTGCGTCAATCTGCACTGGAATATTTAGATCAGCAGCAGCTCAACTGGGACAGCGAGAGTTGGTTGTATCAGGTGATTGGTGGCTACGAAGCCTTACCTATGGAGCATAAACAGTACTTTGAGTTAGAACCTATAGGCAAACCTGATCCGATTTATACTGGTAACTTCATTGTAACCGACGTTGAATTGTGGCTGGCGTAG
- the rpsF gene encoding 30S ribosomal protein S6 — protein MRHYEIVFMVHPDQSEQVPGMIERYTGVITAANGTIHRLEDWGRRQLAYPIQDLHKAHYVLLNVEATAESIEELETAFRFNDAVLRNFVMRTKAAVTEASPMAKARDERETRRSSSDDRMDEESAEENAE, from the coding sequence ATGCGTCATTATGAAATCGTATTTATGGTTCACCCAGATCAAAGTGAACAAGTCCCAGGTATGATTGAGCGTTACACCGGTGTTATCACCGCTGCTAACGGTACAATTCACCGTTTAGAAGATTGGGGCCGTCGTCAATTGGCTTACCCAATCCAAGACCTACATAAAGCTCACTATGTTCTTTTGAACGTAGAAGCAACTGCAGAGTCTATTGAAGAGTTAGAGACAGCTTTCCGTTTCAACGACGCTGTTCTGCGTAACTTTGTAATGCGCACTAAAGCTGCTGTTACTGAAGCTTCACCTATGGCAAAAGCAAGAGACGAACGTGAAACACGTCGTTCATCTTCTGATGACCGTATGGACGAAGAAAGCGCTGAAGAAAACGCTGAATAA
- the rpsR gene encoding 30S ribosomal protein S18 has protein sequence MARYFRRRKFCRFTAEGVTEIDYKDIVTLKNYVTESGKIVPSRITGTSAKYQRQLARAIKRARYLSLLPYTDLHQ, from the coding sequence ATGGCACGTTATTTCCGTCGTCGCAAGTTCTGTCGCTTCACAGCTGAAGGCGTTACAGAAATTGATTATAAAGATATCGTAACTTTAAAGAACTACGTAACAGAAAGTGGCAAGATTGTTCCTAGCCGTATTACTGGTACTAGTGCTAAATACCAACGCCAACTAGCTCGCGCTATCAAGCGTGCTCGTTATCTTTCTCTACTGCCATATACTGATTTACATCAGTAA
- the rlmB gene encoding 23S rRNA (guanosine(2251)-2'-O)-methyltransferase RlmB, which translates to MKKQDVIFGIHAVEALLKNSPERVIELWLMQGRDDERLEPLVNAAQEAGIKSQRSARKVLDEKAESTQHQGVVARVTAAKVLAESELDALLDKLSAEQKTPFFLILDGVTDPHNLGACIRNADAAGAHGVIVPKDNSVGLTSVVSKVASGAAEVVPLFQVTNLARTMRHIQDKGVWIVGAAGEADSNVYQADFKGALAIAMGAEGKGLRRLTRESCDSLISIPMSGTVSSLNVSVATGICLFEAVRQRLV; encoded by the coding sequence ATGAAAAAACAAGATGTTATTTTTGGTATTCACGCCGTTGAAGCCCTATTAAAAAACAGCCCAGAGCGCGTTATTGAATTATGGCTAATGCAAGGTCGCGATGATGAACGTTTAGAACCTCTAGTAAATGCAGCCCAAGAAGCGGGTATTAAGTCACAGCGTTCAGCGAGAAAAGTGCTTGATGAAAAAGCAGAAAGTACTCAGCACCAAGGTGTGGTAGCGCGTGTAACCGCAGCCAAAGTGCTTGCTGAAAGTGAGTTAGACGCTTTACTGGATAAACTCAGTGCTGAGCAGAAAACGCCTTTCTTCTTGATACTCGATGGTGTGACAGATCCACATAATTTAGGCGCCTGTATTCGTAACGCTGATGCAGCTGGTGCGCACGGGGTTATCGTACCTAAAGATAATTCTGTTGGCCTAACATCCGTTGTGAGTAAAGTTGCGAGTGGTGCAGCAGAAGTTGTGCCGTTATTTCAAGTGACTAACTTGGCACGTACAATGCGACACATCCAAGACAAAGGTGTGTGGATTGTTGGCGCCGCAGGTGAGGCTGACAGTAATGTGTATCAAGCTGACTTTAAAGGCGCGCTAGCGATTGCTATGGGCGCGGAAGGTAAGGGCTTACGTCGTTTAACCCGTGAAAGCTGTGACTCGCTAATCTCTATTCCGATGTCAGGAACGGTTTCAAGCTTAAATGTATCTGTGGCTACTGGTATCTGTTTGTTTGAAGCGGTACGTCAACGTTTAGTGTAA
- the rplI gene encoding 50S ribosomal protein L9: protein MNVILLDKIANLGSLGDQVSVKAGYARNFLLPFGKAVVANAANVEVFEARRADLEAKIAADLATATARAEKLTALEGVVIASKAGDEGKLFGSVGNRDIADAVTAAGVELAKSEVRLPLGALRTTGNFEVEVQVHTEVKAIVKISVVAEA from the coding sequence ATGAACGTAATTCTACTAGACAAAATTGCAAACTTAGGCAGCTTAGGCGACCAAGTTTCTGTTAAAGCTGGTTATGCACGTAACTTCCTTTTACCATTTGGTAAAGCGGTTGTTGCGAATGCTGCAAACGTTGAAGTATTTGAAGCTCGTCGTGCTGATTTAGAAGCTAAAATAGCTGCTGATCTAGCTACAGCGACAGCTCGTGCTGAAAAATTAACTGCATTAGAAGGCGTTGTTATCGCTTCTAAAGCAGGTGATGAAGGTAAACTATTCGGTTCAGTTGGCAACCGTGACATCGCTGATGCAGTAACTGCAGCTGGCGTTGAACTTGCTAAATCTGAAGTCCGTTTACCTTTAGGTGCTTTACGCACTACTGGTAACTTCGAAGTTGAAGTGCAAGTACACACTGAAGTTAAAGCTATCGTTAAGATTTCTGTTGTTGCAGAAGCTTAA
- a CDS encoding ATP-binding protein, translating into MPSLIRIVLINTHLPGVVELALNGHTNICGTNASGKTTLQRLVPVFYGEYPSRVVPSTRDSFERWYLPHDSSYIIYEYQKDDGLLYQAVLASAGDGKGVNYRFIARGFELEDYVKNRNGDTIICHSMAELGREVKRQDVAHTNLLNTREFRAIIQNDRSLLNTGANRNELRTYARQFSLCDSEHSLRHIEKLAKAVHSKEGKMETVKSMIAAILEEDGVNPPTSRLNPQRVESWIRESQLVQGFEQIRPEFEKLEQEFNQLLSAEMRLASLSRGYRHDETLEADRQDANQTLAKELNLKLKMLDEEWKDIRDELQNEISAAKGDTQKCEHELDAIEEQHGGFLDADIEQAKADLDSLPSWRQDVENLNERHKLQTEKHQDIEAAFNGRRSKIAEQLHSELETLHKEQDTQRETRDKQRELANDDLTQLEGFWREQTDAGKAKFSEQEYQLKLTAAELKHQVDSVSYTEDEKLRLAIFDERISLADEEQESCNQKVERLTTEERKQRAKRDQANESLRIASIRVNEREQAKEDIHHMLFPQSHTLLEFLRKEAVGWEHSFGKVIAPELLHRTDLHPSVANQDSDALFGVHIDLKAIDVPDYAQSEQDLRIRLAKAEEALKSAQELQAEHEDQLIAMNDVLDKLNRELTFARTAYKNSREDLRRLFDEKRSEQQRIDQALTERKAESGKRLIQLDNELKQLKNQHVEWLSEQKSQALEARMEKNAYWQEVVGAIDNQLGQIKANIEQRRTNAKTEQKACETWYKNELKSRGVDESAILALKREIRELEAKISHAEQRRSDVLRYDDWYQHTWLSRKPKLQTQLADVKRAALALEQQLTNKTNDIKSRRADLETQRKASDAAQVEASENLTKLRAVMRKLAELKLPANKEEASGGIGERLRQGEDLLLKRDYLQGSVKQYIEHFDSVIASKSGSSLAEFWERAREESSYVNDKGIRLLDYRKLVPQLEQLLNVMVPQSLMAIREQGRIFGVDLSAYYDVLADIDRRIASQSARITREVGEELFLDGVSESAVRIRSRISELEFWPELEVFVKAFKAWKADNFSSLPDEHYTNSMRRALDIIGRAALTGGITKLLEIELRLKEGNSDLIIRTDRQLNESSSHGMAYLILCKFLLAFTRLLRGKADVTIHWPIDELGTLHHTNVKKIFDACENNNISVLGAFPNPESEVLNLFANRYIINKQTKKLQVVKPKANPLAARLNQHNAKTEELA; encoded by the coding sequence ATGCCTAGTTTGATAAGAATCGTGCTCATTAACACTCACTTACCCGGTGTGGTGGAATTGGCATTAAATGGCCACACTAATATTTGTGGGACAAACGCATCAGGTAAAACCACCTTACAACGTCTGGTACCGGTGTTTTACGGTGAATATCCAAGTCGAGTTGTACCCTCAACGCGTGACAGTTTTGAGCGCTGGTATTTACCGCACGATTCAAGCTACATCATTTATGAATACCAAAAAGATGATGGGCTGCTTTATCAAGCTGTATTAGCATCCGCAGGTGACGGTAAAGGGGTTAACTATCGCTTTATTGCCCGTGGTTTTGAGCTTGAGGATTATGTTAAAAATCGTAATGGCGATACCATTATTTGCCATTCAATGGCGGAGCTTGGACGTGAAGTAAAACGTCAAGATGTTGCTCACACCAATTTATTAAATACCCGTGAATTTAGGGCGATTATCCAAAACGATCGCAGCTTGCTTAATACCGGAGCTAATCGTAATGAGCTGCGCACATACGCGCGTCAATTCTCCCTGTGCGACAGTGAACACTCTTTACGCCATATTGAAAAACTTGCCAAAGCGGTGCATTCCAAAGAAGGCAAAATGGAAACGGTCAAATCGATGATCGCCGCCATTTTAGAAGAAGATGGCGTTAATCCGCCAACCTCTCGATTAAACCCACAAAGGGTTGAATCTTGGATCCGCGAGAGTCAGTTGGTCCAAGGCTTTGAGCAAATCCGTCCTGAATTTGAAAAGCTCGAACAGGAGTTTAACCAGTTATTGAGCGCTGAAATGCGTCTTGCTAGCTTATCTCGTGGTTACCGACATGATGAAACCTTAGAAGCGGATCGCCAAGATGCTAACCAAACCTTGGCAAAAGAGCTAAACCTTAAGCTTAAAATGCTTGATGAAGAGTGGAAAGATATCCGTGATGAATTACAAAACGAAATATCTGCCGCCAAAGGTGACACCCAGAAGTGTGAGCATGAATTAGATGCGATTGAAGAACAGCATGGTGGTTTTTTAGATGCTGATATCGAACAAGCAAAAGCAGATTTAGACAGTTTACCCAGCTGGCGCCAAGATGTTGAAAACTTAAATGAGCGTCACAAATTACAAACTGAAAAACATCAAGACATTGAAGCTGCCTTTAATGGCAGACGTTCAAAAATTGCCGAACAATTACACAGTGAATTAGAGACATTACATAAAGAGCAAGATACTCAGCGTGAAACCCGTGACAAACAACGTGAGTTAGCAAATGACGATTTAACTCAACTTGAAGGGTTTTGGCGCGAACAAACCGATGCTGGCAAAGCTAAGTTTAGCGAGCAAGAATATCAACTGAAGTTAACCGCCGCAGAGCTTAAACATCAAGTAGATAGTGTGTCATACACTGAAGATGAAAAGCTGCGTTTGGCCATTTTTGATGAACGCATTAGCCTCGCTGACGAAGAGCAGGAAAGCTGTAATCAAAAGGTTGAACGCTTAACCACAGAAGAGCGCAAACAGCGCGCTAAGCGTGATCAAGCTAATGAGTCGCTGCGCATTGCCAGTATTCGTGTTAATGAGCGTGAGCAAGCCAAAGAAGACATTCATCATATGTTGTTCCCGCAATCGCATACTTTATTAGAATTCTTACGTAAAGAAGCGGTCGGTTGGGAACATTCTTTTGGCAAAGTCATTGCGCCAGAGTTACTGCATCGCACCGATTTACACCCCAGTGTAGCCAACCAGGACAGTGATGCGTTGTTTGGGGTCCATATTGACCTAAAAGCCATTGATGTGCCTGATTATGCACAATCTGAGCAGGATTTACGGATTCGTCTAGCTAAGGCCGAAGAAGCCCTTAAAAGTGCACAAGAGTTGCAGGCTGAACATGAAGATCAGCTCATTGCTATGAACGATGTGTTAGACAAACTTAACCGTGAACTGACCTTTGCCCGTACGGCCTATAAAAATAGCCGTGAAGATTTACGCCGTTTATTTGATGAAAAACGCAGTGAGCAACAACGTATTGATCAAGCGCTCACTGAAAGAAAAGCGGAATCGGGCAAGCGATTAATTCAGTTAGATAATGAATTGAAACAACTGAAAAACCAGCATGTTGAATGGTTGTCAGAGCAAAAATCCCAAGCGCTTGAAGCGCGTATGGAAAAAAATGCTTATTGGCAAGAAGTGGTCGGTGCTATCGATAACCAACTTGGGCAAATTAAGGCCAATATTGAACAGCGTCGAACCAATGCCAAAACCGAGCAAAAGGCCTGTGAAACCTGGTACAAAAACGAGCTTAAATCCCGCGGTGTTGATGAAAGTGCCATTTTGGCACTTAAACGTGAGATTCGTGAATTAGAAGCCAAAATTAGTCATGCAGAACAACGTCGTAGCGATGTACTGCGATATGACGACTGGTATCAACATACCTGGCTATCTAGAAAACCTAAACTGCAAACTCAGCTTGCCGATGTTAAACGAGCGGCTTTAGCGCTTGAGCAGCAGCTAACCAACAAAACCAATGATATTAAGAGCCGCCGTGCAGACTTAGAAACCCAGCGTAAAGCATCTGATGCCGCCCAGGTTGAAGCGTCTGAAAACCTGACTAAACTGCGTGCGGTTATGCGTAAATTGGCAGAGCTGAAACTGCCGGCTAATAAAGAAGAAGCCAGCGGCGGCATTGGTGAACGTTTACGCCAGGGTGAAGACTTATTACTTAAACGTGATTATTTGCAGGGCTCAGTGAAGCAATATATCGAGCACTTTGATAGCGTGATTGCCAGTAAATCAGGCTCTAGTTTGGCTGAATTTTGGGAACGTGCCCGTGAAGAATCGAGTTATGTGAATGACAAAGGTATTCGCTTATTAGATTATCGTAAGTTGGTGCCGCAGCTTGAGCAGCTATTAAACGTAATGGTGCCACAATCGTTAATGGCCATTCGTGAACAGGGGCGTATTTTCGGGGTCGATTTAAGCGCATATTATGATGTGTTAGCTGACATTGACCGTCGTATCGCCTCCCAAAGTGCCCGTATTACCCGTGAAGTGGGTGAAGAGTTATTCCTTGATGGGGTATCAGAATCTGCGGTACGCATTCGTTCACGTATTAGTGAGTTAGAGTTTTGGCCAGAGCTTGAAGTGTTTGTAAAAGCCTTTAAAGCCTGGAAAGCCGACAACTTCAGTAGCCTTCCTGACGAGCATTACACTAACAGTATGCGCCGCGCATTAGACATAATTGGTCGAGCGGCATTAACCGGCGGTATTACCAAATTATTGGAGATTGAACTGCGCTTGAAAGAGGGTAACAGCGATCTAATTATTCGCACCGATCGCCAGTTAAATGAATCTTCCAGTCATGGTATGGCTTACCTTATTTTATGTAAGTTTTTACTGGCCTTTACCCGATTATTGCGTGGCAAAGCCGATGTCACTATTCACTGGCCGATAGATGAGCTGGGCACCTTGCATCATACTAACGTCAAGAAGATATTTGATGCCTGTGAAAACAATAATATCAGTGTATTAGGCGCATTTCCTAACCCTGAGTCAGAAGTGTTAAATCTGTTTGCTAACCGTTATATCATCAACAAACAGACTAAAAAATTACAAGTGGTTAAGCCTAAAGCGAATCCATTAGCAGCACGTTTAAACCAGCACAACGCTAAAACAGAGGAGTTAGCATAA
- the priB gene encoding primosomal replication protein N codes for MNNHLTLFGTITRSKQMSSPSGINHTIITLEHKSQKYDAELLRNVYCLIQVVLSGPRFKSVADKLKAGVQVEVEGFLSLQQGRNGQNRLVLHAENVELKT; via the coding sequence GTGAATAACCATTTAACTTTGTTTGGAACCATTACGCGTTCAAAACAAATGAGCAGTCCCAGCGGTATTAATCATACGATTATTACGCTAGAACATAAGTCACAGAAGTATGATGCAGAGTTATTACGAAACGTATACTGCCTTATACAAGTGGTGTTGAGTGGTCCACGCTTTAAAAGCGTAGCAGATAAATTAAAAGCAGGTGTGCAGGTTGAAGTTGAAGGGTTTCTTTCACTCCAACAAGGACGAAATGGTCAAAACCGTTTAGTTTTGCATGCTGAAAATGTCGAATTGAAAACTTAG
- a CDS encoding DUF7281 domain-containing protein, with the protein MAKLTKTQFNAIQTVVINRSPRTKLTSNWQKIFDQFAIGEPDGADKYLYFSGKDRDLLREMAQLDTGFDVQDANFNQPRNTLAAQGKKEKYANIRPDANYVLVKLPHHCYPPFAAQYSLRMTVEQVVDVCLQFNLQHLIVVENLDSFDEFKHFQFDPPLASITSQGVIIYRGSGAHSPAGCKRLLHVIAQNEVLQPIMQISAFTDLDPAGLQIAQLLQGCRYLIAPTLVNEAVFSLSQPAQIFQQSPLSPLNDPDDFDKQWRQQKYLNKVALHNWGKLVDWLQQHRISIKQQHMLAHQLELTLIPIQE; encoded by the coding sequence GTGGCTAAGTTAACCAAAACACAGTTTAATGCAATCCAAACCGTGGTGATCAATCGATCTCCACGCACTAAACTCACCAGTAATTGGCAAAAAATATTTGATCAATTTGCTATTGGTGAGCCTGATGGTGCGGATAAATATTTATATTTTAGTGGTAAAGATCGCGATTTACTGCGTGAAATGGCACAACTCGATACTGGCTTTGATGTGCAGGATGCGAACTTTAATCAGCCACGAAATACCTTAGCCGCCCAAGGTAAAAAAGAGAAGTATGCCAATATTCGCCCCGATGCCAATTATGTTTTGGTCAAACTTCCGCATCATTGTTATCCACCTTTTGCAGCACAATATAGTCTGAGAATGACGGTTGAGCAGGTGGTAGACGTTTGTCTTCAATTTAACTTGCAGCATCTTATTGTGGTTGAAAACTTAGACAGCTTTGATGAGTTCAAGCACTTTCAATTTGATCCGCCGCTAGCCAGTATTACATCGCAAGGTGTGATTATTTATCGAGGCAGTGGCGCGCATTCACCTGCAGGCTGTAAACGCTTATTGCACGTGATTGCACAAAATGAAGTATTACAGCCAATAATGCAGATCAGCGCCTTTACCGACTTAGATCCTGCAGGGTTGCAAATTGCGCAGTTGCTTCAAGGTTGTAGGTATCTTATTGCACCCACATTGGTCAATGAAGCCGTATTTTCGTTATCTCAGCCAGCTCAAATATTTCAACAATCTCCATTGTCGCCATTAAATGATCCTGATGACTTTGATAAACAATGGCGACAACAGAAGTACCTTAATAAGGTGGCATTACACAACTGGGGCAAATTAGTAGACTGGCTGCAACAACATCGTATCAGTATTAAACAGCAGCATATGTTAGCGCATCAGCTTGAGTTAACATTAATCCCTATTCAAGAATAG
- a CDS encoding MFS transporter encodes MTSPLRSFTSLYSTTFMMVLAAGLLTTYLGLKLTMMEVPQIWVGGMMSAYYIGLVCGSKVGHKLIAQVGHIRAFVACAGVVTASALGHALIDDLTIWLILRVLVGMGMMCQYMVLESWLNEQSEPSQRGTVFASYMIVSYLALMAGQGAISLYPDLGIEPLLLIAICFALCTVPISITRRIHPEPLTPAPLNMKHYWKRAPQALTTIALGSMIVGCFYGLAPAYATAQGIEPQSVALYMSCTIFAGLLAQWPMGKLSDLMPRSRLIRINCGLLGILVLVIALVPFDAQISLVLTGIFGVLAFTLYPLATALANSRIEQHERVGLSATILVTFGIGASIGPLIASSLMQHFGNNMLYGFMSICAFTLVIRLLFINNKQKAEQGSSNDYVMAGGDLVSSPLAASFDPRVNVQSVQDQMINPDDNAFDMVGTEDDVLDDEPDYTQVVDDKNDDVINHVDQNNITSQVETRKT; translated from the coding sequence ATGACCAGTCCATTACGTAGTTTTACCTCATTATACAGTACGACCTTTATGATGGTACTGGCAGCTGGTCTTCTGACTACATATTTAGGCCTAAAGCTCACTATGATGGAAGTGCCACAAATATGGGTCGGCGGCATGATGTCTGCCTACTATATTGGTTTGGTATGTGGATCTAAAGTGGGTCATAAACTCATTGCACAAGTTGGCCATATTCGTGCCTTTGTGGCATGCGCGGGTGTGGTGACTGCATCTGCGTTAGGTCATGCATTAATTGACGACCTAACCATTTGGCTAATCCTACGTGTCCTTGTTGGCATGGGCATGATGTGTCAATACATGGTGCTTGAAAGCTGGCTTAACGAACAATCTGAACCGAGTCAACGCGGCACCGTTTTTGCCAGTTATATGATTGTATCTTACTTGGCATTAATGGCTGGCCAAGGCGCCATTAGTTTATACCCAGACTTAGGTATTGAACCTTTACTGCTTATCGCAATTTGTTTTGCTTTGTGTACTGTACCCATTTCAATTACACGCCGTATTCACCCAGAGCCATTAACACCTGCACCACTTAACATGAAGCACTACTGGAAACGTGCACCACAAGCACTGACCACTATAGCTTTGGGTAGTATGATAGTAGGATGCTTTTACGGTTTAGCGCCAGCTTATGCTACTGCGCAAGGTATTGAACCTCAATCTGTCGCCTTATATATGTCATGTACTATTTTCGCAGGTCTGCTAGCCCAATGGCCTATGGGTAAACTGTCTGACTTAATGCCAAGAAGCCGCCTTATTCGCATTAACTGTGGTCTGCTTGGTATATTGGTGCTGGTTATTGCTTTGGTGCCTTTTGATGCCCAAATCTCATTAGTCTTAACAGGAATATTTGGCGTGTTGGCTTTTACACTTTATCCATTAGCCACGGCGTTAGCCAATTCTCGTATAGAGCAACATGAGCGAGTCGGATTATCGGCCACAATTTTAGTGACATTTGGTATTGGCGCCAGTATTGGCCCACTTATCGCTTCATCACTGATGCAGCACTTTGGTAACAATATGCTATATGGCTTTATGAGTATTTGTGCTTTCACGTTAGTTATTCGCTTATTATTTATTAATAACAAGCAAAAAGCTGAACAGGGCTCAAGTAATGACTATGTGATGGCAGGTGGAGATTTAGTGTCATCACCATTGGCAGCCTCTTTTGACCCTAGGGTAAATGTGCAATCGGTGCAGGATCAAATGATTAATCCTGATGATAATGCATTTGATATGGTTGGCACAGAAGACGATGTGTTAGATGATGAGCCTGATTACACCCAAGTAGTTGATGACAAAAATGATGATGTAATTAACCACGTAGACCAAAATAATATTACAAGCCAAGTAGAAACTCGCAAAACTTAG